CTCGGGGCATGTCTTGGTGATTGCCCACAGGGTGCGATTACGATTGGGAAACGAGAAGCTGATGCTTATGACGAAGAAGCTGTCACCCATCACCTGAAAGAGCTTTGCCGTGCGCCGGCCCCCCATCATGTAACTGCCGCGGTTGCACCTGCGATGGCCGGCGGTTGCCCATCGACACGCGTGCAGAGTTTCGGTGGCTGTCCCTCTGCGCAGGTTAAAGCCGTCGCTCCTGCAAGTTCAGAAATATCTGATGTCAGCGGGCAACGCTCCTCCGAGCTGCGTCAATGGCCTGTTCAACTGCATCTTATCCCAGCGACAGCACCGTTTCTGCAGGGGGCCAATCTGTTGATTGCTGCAGACTGTGTACCTTTTGCCTATGCTGACTTTCATAAGGATATGTTGAAAGAGAAGGCTCTGGTCATCGCTTGTCCAAAATTGGATGATGGGCAGGCCTATATCGAAAAACTTTCTCAAATGTTTGCGCAGGGCGGGATCAAGTCCTTGAGTGTAGCGATTATGGAAGTTCCTTGTTGTTCAGGTCTGGTCGCCATTGTGCGGCAGGCGTTGACCAAAAGTGGCGCTGACATTCCGCTTAAGGTTGTTACCATCAGCATTAAGGGAGAATTTAAGTAATTGTAGACCTGTGAGCGTTTCCCAATAAAAAGTTGACAATTAATTTCCTGATATGCTTTTATGACCCTAAGGGATGGGGGAAAAACCTAGACCTTGAAACCCGTCAGTTGGCTACCTCCGGCTGGCGGGTTTTTTTTCGTTTTATATCTCACCCTTCAGCTGATTTCCCCTCAAAATTCAGAATTTTCCCGGGTTCTTGACCTTTTGAGGAAGAGGTATGAACGCGGTGATTTAAGCATGGTGAAGTAGTATCCTGAAAGGAAGCGTCAGGTGCTTGAACTTTCCTTAAAAATAAGTAGCAGGTAAAAATTTCATGGATAAAGAAACCAAGGATTTAAAGGTACTGGCGCTCTTTACACGAGTCTATTGTGCCGATCATCACGCTGCTCGAGAGCGTGATGTCGTCGTCCCGGGGATTGCCAGTACCGCAAAAGGTCACTATTGCACAGAGTGCGCAGATTTCCTGAGCTATGCTATCGATCGTCGCCGGTGTTGTCCGTTGGATCCCAAGCCCAGTTGTCGACACTGCACCATTCACTGTTACCGGCCTGGCCATCGAGACAAGGTCCGGGAAATCATGCGTTATTCAGGCAAGGTTCTAATCATGCGGGGGCGCTTCGATCTCCTGTGGCATTATTTTTTTTGAGCCGCGACGATGCGTGATTTATCCTGTTCACAAATACCAATGCCAGGACAGTGACCTTCGGGGCAGGGCTCGACATGAATGGTGACATCGGCTCCGAGGATTCGGTCTTCGATCCCTTTTTCTAACTGATCGGCAATATCGTGGGCTTCTTTGACGCTCATGTGCTGGCAGACTTCAAGATGAAAATCCATTATTTTACGTGAACCGGCACGTCGGGTGCGCAAGTTGTGATAGCCGGCCAGCGGCAGGTTCTGATCAATAATCACCTCACGGACCTGAGTCTTGATCTCATCCGGGAGTTCGTGGTCAAGAATATCACGCAAGGCATGACGGAACAATTTAAAGGCTTCAGAGAGGATGTACGCGGCGACCAGAATTGACAGAGTCGGGTCGAGCCAAGGGAGATGAAATATACGGATGAGCAGCATGCCGAACAACAGGCCAAGGTTGCTGAAGATATCCATTCTGAAGTGTAGCGAGTCTGCGGCAAGTGCGGAAGAGTCGGTTCTGACCGCCGCTTTTTTAAGGTAGGTTGAGATTCCCCAGGCGGCAAGGGTCCCAAAGGCCAGGATGCCAATTCCCTGATCAACGTTGAGGTTCTGCTGGCCAGTGTAGAGCCGATTACCTGCTTCGTAGACGATCCAGCCGCCGGTACCCATAATAACCAGGGCCTGAAACATCGTGGCCAGGGTTTCAAATTTACCATGGCCAAAAGGGTGGCAATCATCCGCGGGCTGTTCGGCGTGTCGAATGGCGAGCAGATTCACTCCCGACATGACGATGTCGAGCAGGGAATCGACGGCCGATGCCATGACCGCCATGGAGCCGCTGGTTAATGCGAACACAACTTTGATGAGTGCCAGAAGCACGGCAGAGGTGATCGAAACCGTAGCTGCTCTGACTTTCGGGTTTTTTAGCATCGTTTATTTCAGCGGGCAGGCCTGGTTCCAGGCTCTGTACTCGTCGTCTTGCAGTTGATAAAAGGCATCGATACGGCCCTGGTAAAAATCGACCTGGGCTGCAGCCTGTTCAATCTCCTCGGCGATCGTTGAATCGACAAGGTCAAGCTCTACTGCATATTTATAGAAGAGGCTGGTCCCACGTAACATCGGTTCCAGTTCAGGCAGGTTCGGCTCAAGATTGCTGACGATATACCAGTTCCCTCCAAACTGCCGCAATTGTTCTGCGGTCGCCTGAAAGATGTTCTGACGCCTGGCGCCGATCATAAAATCACAGAGAAAGTAATCGACACCGGCGGCAAGTCGCCCCGCCTCCAGCGCTTCAGACCGTCGTTCGTCGAGGAGCCAGCGATGAAAAGCTTTGAGCAGCTGTTTACAGCAGCGGTCGGCGGTGATCTCTGTCTCAAGCGATTCTATATCATAGGTTCGCACGTTGCTTAGTTCAGCAAAGGGGATGATGGCAGGGGTTAGCCCCATTAATTTGAGTTCTCCATGAGTATTGGTTATTGAGTGATGTTTGCCGCATCATAAACAACTGCATTTGAAACCGTCAAGCACCGCAAGGAAGCGGCGACAACGTTTGCCTGACCGGGGGGTTTCTGTTAGTATGCGCGCTCCGCAACCGGTCGCTGCCGCCGAGATGCAATTCTGTGTAACCCTAAGAAAAAACAGGCTTATTAGATGTCTACCACCACCCCGCTCATGCGCCAATATCTCCAAATAAAATCAGAATATGAGGATGCGATTCTCTTTTTTCGACTGGGCGATTTTTATGAAATGTTTCTTGATGATGCGGTAACGGCATCGCGGGTCCTTGGCATTACCCTGACCTCGCGCAACAAAGGGGATAAGGATGCTATCCCCCTTTGTGGCATCCCCTATCACAGTAGTCAGGGTTATATCGCCAAACTGGTTGGCAGCGGCTATAAGGTTGCCATCTGTGAACAGGTGGAGGATCCCAAAACTGCTAAAGGAATCGTAAGACGTGAGGTGGTCAGGGTCGTCACTCCCGGGTTGGTGACTGATACTGACACGTTGGAACCGAAAGAGAACAATTACCTGCTTGCGCTGGTTGGTGATACGGCGTCCGGCTATGGTCTGGCGCATGTCGACATTACGACCGGTGAATTCCGGGTAACTCAGCTCGAAACGACCGAAAAGGTCGTGAGTGAACTTGCTTCTTTGCGTCCGCGGGAAATTCTGCTGCCGGTTGAAGTTGAGGGTGACAGCCTGCAACAGCAGTTTTTGCGCAGTCTCGAGGGGATGCTGGTCAATCGTCTGGGTGACTGGGAGTTTGAGACCGATCGGGCCTTTGAAACCATTTTCAACTTTTTTAAATGTGGCAGCTTGCAAGCCTTTGGGTGCCAGGATCTTCCGCAGGCGATTCGGGCTGCCGGAGGGCTTCTCTCTTATCTGCAACGAACGCAGATGGATGATCTGCGTCATATCAGGAATCTCACAACTTATCATACGCGCGACCACATGGTGCTTGATGAAGCGACCCGGCGTAACCTTGAGTTGACGGCGACTCTTCAGGACGGGCGAAAAAAGGGATCGTTGCTCGGTGTGCTTGATCGGACCGTGACGGCAATGGGGGGGCGCCTGTTGCGTCAATGGATCCATTATCCACTGATTGACCGAAATCGTATTACCCGCAGGCAGGATGCTCTGGAAGTGTTGCTCGATGATTCCCTCGGGCGGTTTGACCTGAGCGAAGCTCTGGACGGGATTTATGATCTGGAGCGACTGAACGGCAAGATATCGATGGCCAGTGCAAACGCGAAAGATATCGTTGCGCTGCGAGATTCCTTGCAGCGCTTGCCACGCATCGATGAACTGTTGCGAGATCGGAAATCCGAGTTGTTACAGTCCCTGCGTGACGGCATCGATCTGCTTCCCGAGCTTGTCGCTGAAATAAGCCGCGCGCTGGTGGATGATCCCCCCTTTGTTTTACGCGACGGTGGAATTATTCGTGATGGTTATAACTCTGAACTTGACGAATTGCGGGGCATGAGCCGCGAGGGGAAGGGTTGGATCGCACGCCTGGAACAACAGGAGAAGGCGCGCACCGGCATCAGTGCGATGAAGGTCAAATACAATCGGGTTTTTGGCTATTTTCTCGAGGTTCCGCGACGATTTTCAGAAGATCTCCCCGCAGATTATCAACGCAAACAAACTCTGGCCAATGCCGAACGCTTTATTACACCGGCTCTCAAAGAGTATGAAGAGAAGGTGCTGGGGGCCGAAGAGCGTCTGGTCGAACTAGAATATGAACTTTTCCAAGAGGTTCGTAAGAAAACTTCTGAACAAGGCGCTCGCATCCAGCAGACTGCCAATATGCTGGCTCAGCTGGATGCGTTGCTCTCACTCGCCGACCTCGCGCATGACCGTCAATATGTAAGGCCGCTGATTGACGACAAAGATGTGTTGGTGATTGAAGGGGGGCGCCACCCGGTTGTCGAACAGATGAACCTCCAAGAGCCATTTGTGCCGAATGACGTACAGCTTGATCTGCAGGAAAACCAGATTCTGATTATCACCGGCCCGAATATGGCCGGTAAGTCAACTTTTATGCGACAGGTAGCTCTGATAACCCTGATGGCCCAGATGGGGAGTTTTGTGCCAGCAGACAAGGCGCGGATCGGGGTTGTTGATCGCATCTTTACTCGGGTCGGGGCCAGTGATAATCTGGCAAAGGGTGAATCGACCTTTATGGTTGAAATGAATGAAACCGCCAATATCCTGCGGCATGCGACCAGCAAAAGCTTGTTGATTCTGGATGAAATTGGACGCGGGACCTCAACCTTTGACGGTGTGAGTATTGCCTGGTCGGTCGCTGAGTTTCTGCATGACAATAAAGAGATCGCGGCTAAAACTCTTTTTGCAACCCATTATCATGAATTGACCGATCTCTGCCTGACCCGTAAGCGGATTAAAAACTATAATATTGCCGTCAAGGAATGGAACGATCAGATTATCTTCCTGCGTAAAATTGTGGCTGGTGGAGCCAGTCGCTCCTACGGAATTCAGGTCGGGCGCCTGGCCGGATTACCTCAGCCGGTCATTGACCGCGCCAAAGAGATATTGCATAACCTTGAAGCCGGTGAATTCAGCCGGGAAAATGAACCGCGTATTGGACGCAGCAAAACGCAGGCAGCGCCGAAGTTTAATCCTCAACTGGCTCTGTTTTCTTCAAACGATGATCCCTTGCGCGAGCGTCTGACCCTTGTTGATGTCAGCAGGACGACGCCGCTTGAAGCCTTAAGTCTTCTTGATGAATTGAAGAAATTGCTTTGAATATCATGAAATGTACAGTTATTCAGTTTGTCATTCTAACGCTGCTGCTGTTGAGCACTTCTGGCGCTTTTGCTGCAGAGCCAAACTATCATGCTGTGCGCGCTGAATATGCAGCGCTGCTTGCCTCCCCTCGGGCCCAGCGGCAGAGGGATAATTGGCTGAGGCTGGTTAAACATATTGAATCCTTCATTGCCCTGAACAAGGATATTGCCCGCAAAGATGACGCAGAATTTCTGCTTGGGCGCGTTTGGCACGGCCTCTCACGTGCCTCCGGTCGTCGCGCCGATGCGCGGAAAGCTCAGGATCTCTATGAGTCGATGGCGCGAAACTACCCTAACAGTAATCTGGCGGACGATGCTCTGATTGCAGCCGCAGATATTGCGCTCGAAACCTTCTCAGATCAGACCGCTGCCTATAATGATTATTTGCAGATAACTACTGTCTTGCCGCCTGGAGATATGCTTGGTGTTGCTCTGTCGCGTCTCAAGAGGTTGGCTTATGCTGCTCCCTCCATTCCAGCTCAATCTCAAAAACAGCCAAGTCAGGCCTCTGGTGCCAAGGGGAAGTTATCTGCTATCCGAGTCTGGAATAGCCCTGAATATACACGGGTGGTGATTGATTTGAACCAGGCCACGGATTATGACTCTCATCAGTTAAAAGGGAGTGAGCCACGTATCTATCTTGATTTTGCCGACATCGAACTGGCGGAAGGTATTTTGGCTACCCAGCCTGTCCACAAAGGTATTTTGCGTCAGATTCGAAGTGGCCCCATAGACAGCGGAGGGGTGCGAGTCGTCCTTGATCTGCTTCAGGGCGGGGAGTTTCAGGTCTTTAACCTTGAAAAACCTGATCGTGTGGTGATCGATATACGGACAGCCAGATCGTCGGATGACAGTGCCGTTGAAATTAAGGCGTCAGCTCCGGCCGGACCCGATTCGATAGGTGGTATCCTTGATGACGTTCCCATCAGTACCCCCCCCGTTTTACATGTCCCGCAGCATAATACCAGCGAAGGAATTCATCTGATTGTCGTCGATGCAGGACACGGGGGGAAGGATCCGGGTGCGGTTGGACGCAACGATACCTTCGAGAAGGATATCACCCTCTCGGTTGCGCTCAAGCTTGCGTCAGCCCTGCGCAAAGAGCTGAAGTGCAAGGTTTTGCTGACGCGCAGCGACGATCGTTTTATTCCTTTGCACGCCAGAACCGCTTACGCCAACAAGGTCGGAGCGGACCTGTTTATCTCGTTGCACGCAAATGCCAGTGCCAATCGCAAGGCCTACGGTCTTGAAACCTATTATTTAAATCTGTCGAAGAACAATCAGGCCGCCGAAGTGGCGGCTCGGGAGAATGGCACGTCACTCGAGGAAGTCGGCAACCTCGAAGCGATTCTTTTTGACCTGATGGCGAACGCCAAAATAAACGAGTCCAGCCGTTTGGCGGCTGAAATCCAGCAAGCACTTATTCAACAAC
Above is a genomic segment from Geopsychrobacter electrodiphilus DSM 16401 containing:
- a CDS encoding ATP-binding protein; the protein is MAVREMVNIDEAKCNGCGDCVPSCDEGAIQIINGKAKLLSDSLCDGLGACLGDCPQGAITIGKREADAYDEEAVTHHLKELCRAPAPHHVTAAVAPAMAGGCPSTRVQSFGGCPSAQVKAVAPASSEISDVSGQRSSELRQWPVQLHLIPATAPFLQGANLLIAADCVPFAYADFHKDMLKEKALVIACPKLDDGQAYIEKLSQMFAQGGIKSLSVAIMEVPCCSGLVAIVRQALTKSGADIPLKVVTISIKGEFK
- a CDS encoding nitrous oxide-stimulated promoter family protein produces the protein MDKETKDLKVLALFTRVYCADHHAARERDVVVPGIASTAKGHYCTECADFLSYAIDRRRCCPLDPKPSCRHCTIHCYRPGHRDKVREIMRYSGKVLIMRGRFDLLWHYFF
- a CDS encoding cation diffusion facilitator family transporter — translated: MLKNPKVRAATVSITSAVLLALIKVVFALTSGSMAVMASAVDSLLDIVMSGVNLLAIRHAEQPADDCHPFGHGKFETLATMFQALVIMGTGGWIVYEAGNRLYTGQQNLNVDQGIGILAFGTLAAWGISTYLKKAAVRTDSSALAADSLHFRMDIFSNLGLLFGMLLIRIFHLPWLDPTLSILVAAYILSEAFKLFRHALRDILDHELPDEIKTQVREVIIDQNLPLAGYHNLRTRRAGSRKIMDFHLEVCQHMSVKEAHDIADQLEKGIEDRILGADVTIHVEPCPEGHCPGIGICEQDKSRIVAAQKK
- the mutS gene encoding DNA mismatch repair protein MutS, with protein sequence MSTTTPLMRQYLQIKSEYEDAILFFRLGDFYEMFLDDAVTASRVLGITLTSRNKGDKDAIPLCGIPYHSSQGYIAKLVGSGYKVAICEQVEDPKTAKGIVRREVVRVVTPGLVTDTDTLEPKENNYLLALVGDTASGYGLAHVDITTGEFRVTQLETTEKVVSELASLRPREILLPVEVEGDSLQQQFLRSLEGMLVNRLGDWEFETDRAFETIFNFFKCGSLQAFGCQDLPQAIRAAGGLLSYLQRTQMDDLRHIRNLTTYHTRDHMVLDEATRRNLELTATLQDGRKKGSLLGVLDRTVTAMGGRLLRQWIHYPLIDRNRITRRQDALEVLLDDSLGRFDLSEALDGIYDLERLNGKISMASANAKDIVALRDSLQRLPRIDELLRDRKSELLQSLRDGIDLLPELVAEISRALVDDPPFVLRDGGIIRDGYNSELDELRGMSREGKGWIARLEQQEKARTGISAMKVKYNRVFGYFLEVPRRFSEDLPADYQRKQTLANAERFITPALKEYEEKVLGAEERLVELEYELFQEVRKKTSEQGARIQQTANMLAQLDALLSLADLAHDRQYVRPLIDDKDVLVIEGGRHPVVEQMNLQEPFVPNDVQLDLQENQILIITGPNMAGKSTFMRQVALITLMAQMGSFVPADKARIGVVDRIFTRVGASDNLAKGESTFMVEMNETANILRHATSKSLLILDEIGRGTSTFDGVSIAWSVAEFLHDNKEIAAKTLFATHYHELTDLCLTRKRIKNYNIAVKEWNDQIIFLRKIVAGGASRSYGIQVGRLAGLPQPVIDRAKEILHNLEAGEFSRENEPRIGRSKTQAAPKFNPQLALFSSNDDPLRERLTLVDVSRTTPLEALSLLDELKKLL
- a CDS encoding N-acetylmuramoyl-L-alanine amidase; amino-acid sequence: MKCTVIQFVILTLLLLSTSGAFAAEPNYHAVRAEYAALLASPRAQRQRDNWLRLVKHIESFIALNKDIARKDDAEFLLGRVWHGLSRASGRRADARKAQDLYESMARNYPNSNLADDALIAAADIALETFSDQTAAYNDYLQITTVLPPGDMLGVALSRLKRLAYAAPSIPAQSQKQPSQASGAKGKLSAIRVWNSPEYTRVVIDLNQATDYDSHQLKGSEPRIYLDFADIELAEGILATQPVHKGILRQIRSGPIDSGGVRVVLDLLQGGEFQVFNLEKPDRVVIDIRTARSSDDSAVEIKASAPAGPDSIGGILDDVPISTPPVLHVPQHNTSEGIHLIVVDAGHGGKDPGAVGRNDTFEKDITLSVALKLASALRKELKCKVLLTRSDDRFIPLHARTAYANKVGADLFISLHANASANRKAYGLETYYLNLSKNNQAAEVAARENGTSLEEVGNLEAILFDLMANAKINESSRLAAEIQQALIQQLSPKFSNIKDLGVRQGPFHVLLGATMPSVLVETAFISNRREEKRLISRAYQERVAEAIVQGVKDYSQTIKQVAGK